One Nocardia huaxiensis genomic window, CTCGGGCCGTGCCGGGCGCGGGGCGTCCGGGTGCGGGCGGCCCGCAGGGACCCGGCGGACCGGGAGCGCCACAGGGTGGACGCCCGGTCGGCGCACCACCGCAGGGACCGGGGCTCACCGGGCCCGGTGGCGCGGGAAAGGCTGGGCCGCAAGGTGGTCCGATGGGGGCCGGGCCGGTGCAGCAGGGACCGGGCGCACCGCACAGCGGTGGACCTCAGGGCGCGGGACAAGGCGAGCCGCAGGGCGGTGGGCCGGCACTCGGTAAGAGCGGCTCGCAGGCCGGGGCCGCTGCTGGGCCGGCGCTCGGCAAGGCTGGAGCGCCTGCCGGTGGAGCTGCGGCGGGACCGAATCGGACCGGCGGAGCGAGTGGCCCTGCCGGTGGGCCGGGCCAGAATGCCGGTGCGGGTGGGCCTCTCGCTGGGCTGGCCGGAGCCGGGCAGGCGGGCTCTGCCGCAGGACAAGGCGGTGCTCCCGCAGGTCAAGGCGGCGCTGCTGGCGGTCAAGGTGGTGCTGCTGGCGTTCAAGGTGGTGCTGTTGCGGGACAGGGTGGTGCTGCCGCGGGAGCGGGTGGTGTTGGGCAGGGGCGGACTCTTGCTCAGCCGCAACGGGTTCCGGCTGCGGGTGAGGCGAATGCGGGAACCGCGGGGGCCGAGGCGAAGGCCGGTGGGGGCGCCAATAAGAAGTTGCTGCTGGTGATTGCTGCCGCGGTGGTGGCGGTGCTGGTGGTGGGTGGCGTGATTTTCGCGGTGGCGAAGGGGAGCACGGACAATTCACCGCAGGGGCAGGTGAAGCGGGCTATTGCCACGTATACGGATGCACTGGCCGCAGGGGATTTGGAGGCGTTGCGCGGGATTACCTGTGGGACGCAGCACGACTTCTATCAGAATATTTCGGCGGAGCAGTTCGCCGGGGTTTATCAGACGTCGAAGGAGCAGAAGAGTATTCCGGTGGTGAAGAGCGTGGATGCCGTTCAGATCACCGGGGATACGGCGTTGGCGCAGGCGACCGTGTATACCGAAGCCGATCCGGGGAAGCAGTCGGCGCGGACGTTCGATCTGCGCAATACCGATGGCGGTTGGAAGGTGTGCGACCCGGCTACCGGGTAGCCGGGTAAACGTTCGAATCCCCCCGGGCGATGAACTGTCCGGGGGGATTGGTGTGTTCGTGGTTACCCCGCGATGAACGTCACATAAATCTGGTCAATGGTCCGACACGCCGGTAGCATGGCGCGGATTGTCTGGGCCAGCCACGACGGCTTGTCGATGCCATGGCGGCTCTTCGCCGCTTTGCCGTGTCGGCACGGAACTGGCGCGAGCCCACCAGGTTTCGATTGCAGGGAGCTGAACACCATGCCGGAAACGGCAGAGGCCACGACGGCCACCGCCACCGAACTGGTCGGCAGACACTTCCGTGTCCGTGATCACTACGACGTGGGCCGCGAGAAGATCCGCGAATTCGCGCGCGCCGTGCGCAACAACCATCCGGCCCATCACATCGAGGCCGACGCCATGAAGCTCGGCTACGAGGGCCTCATCGCCTCGCCGACCTTCGCGTCGGTGATCGGCGCGGCCACCACCCGCTCGCTCATCGGCACGGTCCTCACCGAGTACGACGTGTCGCAGACCCTGCACACCGATCAGGTCTTCGAGTTCCTGCGCCCGATCGTGGCCGGGGACCGCCTGGCGGTGGATGTGGTGGTCGAGCAGATTCGCTCGTTCGGCGACAACGACTTCATCACCGTGAAGGTGACGTTGAACGACGTGCTGGGCCTGCCGGTGCTGGTGTCCACCACCACGATCGTGGCCCGCAAGGGTGTCGAGATCGATCCGTCGGCCGTGGAGACGGTGGCGGGCGTGGTCATGCACGGCCACATCTCCGATGCCGGCGAGTCCGCGGTGGCCGACCCCACCGGGCTCGTGCTGCTGTCGCCGGACGAGGTCACCGAGTTCCTGGCGCCGGCTCCGGCCCGCCCGGTGCACACCGTGCCCACCGCGGCCGGTGTCGCCGCGGGTGACGAGCTGCCCGCGGTCACCATGCCGGTCACGCGCGGCGATCTGGTGAACTACGCGGGCGTCTCCGGCGACCCGAACCCCATTCACTTCAGCGATGCGGCGGCCAAGCTGGTCGGCCTGCCGACGGTGGTCGCGCACGGCATGCTCACCATGGGCCTGACCGCCAGCTACCTCACCTCCTGGCTGGGCGACCCGTCCGCGCTGAGCAAGTTCAGCGTGCGTTTCTCCGGCTACGTGCCGGTGGAGCCGACCGCGCCGACCATGGTGGAGTTCACCGGCAAGGTGAAGTCCGCGGATGCCGAGCGGGGCACGGCCACCATCGTGCTGGGCGCCACCTCCGAGGGCAAGAAGCTGTTCGGCCGCGCGGTGGCCGAGGTCCGGCTGTCCTGATCCGGCGAAAACCGAAGGCGACGGCTCACTCCACGCGCGCGCCCATCAGGTAGACGTTGTAGTCGCTCCAGGTGGACATGGTGAAGTACAGGTCGTTGCCTTCGGACCACGGATGGATGAAACCGCCGTAGAGCTCCGGGAATTGGAGAGCGCTGACCGTCGGAGTGCCCGGCGACCAGACTCCCTGCGGCGAATCCGATTCGCGCACAACGATGGCCGCCTGCGAGGTGTCGAGATAGCTCATCTGCCAGCGCTTCCGGGCCGCGTCGTAGCGCACGGAGAGCTCACCGGCCGGACCCTCGACCACCGGGGTGGCGGCGTGATGCCCACCGACGGCGGTCCATTCACCGTCGCTCCAGTACTGGTAGGCGGTGGGATTGAGCACCTGCTCCTTAGGCACCCGTGCGAGCCCGACCGCCGCCAGCCGCGTGCTCGGCGTGCCGAACATGTACACGTAGTCGCCCTCCGGCACCATGGCGCTCACCTGGAAACTGGTGATCCCGAAGATGTTGTCCCACTTGGCATGCGGGTCCTTGATCCAGTTCTCGCCGCCGTCGTCGGAATAGGCGATGCCGCCGTAGTTGGTGAAGAAGGTGCCGGGCACGCTGTTCCAGGTCCGGATGGACATGTAGCTCATGTACTGCCGGTCGCCGAGCGCGAAACCGGAGGTCGGGATCGTGGTGATCTCGACATTGTCCAGCTTCTTGCTGCCGAGCAATTCGGCTGCGTGGCAACGACTGTCGGTCACCATGCGATCGAAGGTGACGCCGTCGGCGAGATTGCGGTCGCTGCTGAAGGCGAGCAGGTTGGAGCGCCAGTCGTCGCCGAACCCGCCCGGCGGATGGAAGTTCGCGCCGACCGTGTCGCCGAAGGCGATGGCAACCTCCCCGGGCTTGCTCTCCCAGAAGATGCCGAGGTCGGTGCCCTGCACCTGCCAGCGCTTGTCGGTGCGGTTGATCGAGTGCGCCCCGGTCAGTTTCGCGATCTCACGCACCTGCGACACCACGGGCGCGGGCCGGGCCGGGGATTGCGGCGCGGGCTCGGTGATCGGGTTCGCGGGTTCGGGTCCGGGCGGCACCGGTTCCGGATTCGGGTTGGGGAACGCGAAATTGAACGGTTGCGGTCGCAGGATCAACCGTGGAATCCCCAGCTGTTCGAAGACGCTGGGCGGGGTGGGCGGCCCGTCGGTGAGGTCCGGGCACGGGTTGACGCACGGGTCAGCGGGCAGTTCCATCCGCACGCGGTTCGTGCTCACCTTGGCCGGTCCGGGATCGACGGTGACGGCCGGATAGTTGACCGGCACCTCGAGGGTTTTCGGAACCAGTGATTCGTGGACGGGTTTCGGGTCGGTGAGGCAGGGTCCGGCGCCGGAAACCCCTTTGGCCGGACCGGGATCCGCGACTGCGACCGATCCGTCCGAACCTACGAGCACACCTGCTCCGAAGACCGCCACTCCTGCAGCTGCCAGCAGCCGCTTGGCCATGCATCAACCCTCTCGACAATCGGGCTCATCGGACACATCCGGCGCAGACCCTACCCCGGGCGGACGGCAAACCCGCGGCACTCGCCGGTTTTCCACCGAATCGATAACTCGCGCCGGGCGGGTCGGTCAGCGTAGGGCCTGGAAGATCAACAGGGTGGAGCCGATCCGGATGGCGTCGCCGTCGGCGAGCACCGCGCCGCTCTCGATGGGCTCCTCGTTGATGAACACGCCGTTGGCCGAATGCAGGTCCTTGATGAGCAGCCCGGCCCGGCTGGGCGTGATGTGCGCGTGGTATCGGCTGGCCTTGGGGTCGTCGAGCACCAGGTCGTTGTCGGTCATGCGGCCGATCTTCATGCCGCCCACGCCGATCGGCACGGTGCGCCCGTCCGGCATCCGCAGCTGCCCGGCGCGCACGGCGCGCGGCATCTCGGTGACGGTCTCGGTCATGGCCTTGGCAATGCGCTCGACCTCGGCGATCTGCGCGGTCTGCAACGGCTCCTGCCGCAGCACCCGCTGTTCGAGGGCGATCAGGGCCGGACCCGGATCGATGCCGAGCTGATCGGCGAGCACGGTGCGCACCCGCCGGCAGGCGTCGAGCGCGTCGGCCTGCCGCCCGGATAGATACAGCGCGGTAATGAGCTGCACCCACAGCGGTTCCCGCAGCGGATGCGCATTGGTCATCGACACCAGTTCGCCGACCACCGAAGACGCCCGCCCGCAAGCGATTTCGGCGTCGATGCGCGCAGCGGCGACGAGCAGCCGCTCCTCGTCCATGGCGGTGGCGAAGGTTTCGGCGAACGAGAGCCCGGACAGATCGTCCAGCGCGCGCCCGCTCCATTCGGCGAGCGCTTCGCCGTACAGCCGCGCCGCACCCTCGTGATTACCGATCGCGGCGGCTTCCTGCCCCGATCGGCGAATGGTCTCGAACCGTCCGAGATCGCAACGCGCGTCGTCGATTTCGAGCCGATACCCGGACGATTCCGTGCGTAGCAGCGCCACCGGATCGACTCCGGCCGTGCGCAGGGTGCGGCGGATGTTCGACACGAACACCTGCAGGCTCGCCTGATACGAGTCCGGTGGATCGTCGTTCCAGACGATGTCGGCGAGCGCCTGCGAAGACACAGCCCGCCGCCGATTGACGGTCAGCGCTGCCAGCAGGGCACGCGGCTTCGGGCCACCGACCGGCACAGACCGGCCGGCGACCAGCAATTGCACGGGGCCGAGGACCCGTACATCGACACTCATGGCCACCTCGAGGACGCTTGGCGGCGCGCACCACCGCAACTCTCCACACGGGATCCCAGGAAGTTCACAGGTTCCCGGTGTACGAGCTTACTTGGCGCTGATCGAACGGCCCGCCGACTTCAGGTCGTTGCAGGCTTCGAGGACGCGCGCGGCCATGGAGGTCTCGGCCTTCTTCAGGTAGGAGCGCGGGTCGTAGACCTTCTTGTTGCCGACCTCGCCGTCGATCTTGAGCACGCCGTCGTAGTTGCCGAACATGTGGCCGGCGACCGGGCGGGTGAAGGCGTACTGGGTGTCGGTGTCGACGTTCATCTTGACGACGCCGAAGTTCAGCGAGTCCTCGATCTCGGACTTGAGCGAGCCGGAACCGCCGTGGAAGACGAAGTCGAACGGCTGCGCACCCGCGGCCAGACCCAGCTTGGCGGCCGCGACACGCTGGCCCTCGGCGAGCACCTCGGGCTTGAGGACGACATTGCCCGGCTTGTAGACGCCGTGCACGTTGCCGAAGGTGGCGGCGAGCAGGTACTTGCCGTTCTCGCCCGCGCCGAGCGCGTCGATGGTCTTCTCGAAGTCCTCCGGCGAGGTGTACAGCTTGTCGTTGATCTCGGCCTCGACGCCGTCCTCTTCACCGCCGACGACGCCGATCTCGACCTCGAGGATGATGTTGGCGGCGTGCGCCTGCTTCAGCAGTTCCTTCGCGATCTCGAGGTTCTCGTCGATCGGGATGGCGGAGCCGTCCCACATGTGCGACTGGAACAGCGGGTTCTGACCGTTCTTCACGCGCTCGGCCGAGATGGCCAGCAGCGGGCGCACGAAGGTGTCGAGCTTGTCCTTGGGGCAGTGGTCGGTGTGCAGCGCGATGGTCACGTCGTAGCGCGCGGCAACGACATTCGCGAATTCGGCGAGCGCGACCGCGCCGGTGACCATGTCCTTCACACCCAGACCGGAACCGAATTCCGCACCGCCGGTGGAGAACTGAATGATGCCGTCGCTACCCGCGTCCGCGAAGCCCTTGATGGCCGCGTTGATCGTCTCCGAGGACGTGCAGTTGATCGCGGGAAACGCGAAGTGGTTCTCCTTGGCCCGAGCAATCATCTCGGCGTAGATCTCCGGAGTCGCGATGGGCACAATGACCTCCACGTTGTGTGAACTGCGTACAACAAAATTCTGTCAGGCCACACGATAGGCCAAACCCGTTTCCGGTCGAAGCAATGCCCTCCAATCCCTGACAAGTCGGTGAGGTGTT contains:
- a CDS encoding nuclear transport factor 2 family protein, with amino-acid sequence MLLVIAAAVVAVLVVGGVIFAVAKGSTDNSPQGQVKRAIATYTDALAAGDLEALRGITCGTQHDFYQNISAEQFAGVYQTSKEQKSIPVVKSVDAVQITGDTALAQATVYTEADPGKQSARTFDLRNTDGGWKVCDPATG
- a CDS encoding fused (3R)-hydroxyacyl-ACP dehydratase subunits HadA/HadB gives rise to the protein MPETAEATTATATELVGRHFRVRDHYDVGREKIREFARAVRNNHPAHHIEADAMKLGYEGLIASPTFASVIGAATTRSLIGTVLTEYDVSQTLHTDQVFEFLRPIVAGDRLAVDVVVEQIRSFGDNDFITVKVTLNDVLGLPVLVSTTTIVARKGVEIDPSAVETVAGVVMHGHISDAGESAVADPTGLVLLSPDEVTEFLAPAPARPVHTVPTAAGVAAGDELPAVTMPVTRGDLVNYAGVSGDPNPIHFSDAAAKLVGLPTVVAHGMLTMGLTASYLTSWLGDPSALSKFSVRFSGYVPVEPTAPTMVEFTGKVKSADAERGTATIVLGATSEGKKLFGRAVAEVRLS
- a CDS encoding DUF4185 domain-containing protein, with amino-acid sequence MAKRLLAAAGVAVFGAGVLVGSDGSVAVADPGPAKGVSGAGPCLTDPKPVHESLVPKTLEVPVNYPAVTVDPGPAKVSTNRVRMELPADPCVNPCPDLTDGPPTPPSVFEQLGIPRLILRPQPFNFAFPNPNPEPVPPGPEPANPITEPAPQSPARPAPVVSQVREIAKLTGAHSINRTDKRWQVQGTDLGIFWESKPGEVAIAFGDTVGANFHPPGGFGDDWRSNLLAFSSDRNLADGVTFDRMVTDSRCHAAELLGSKKLDNVEITTIPTSGFALGDRQYMSYMSIRTWNSVPGTFFTNYGGIAYSDDGGENWIKDPHAKWDNIFGITSFQVSAMVPEGDYVYMFGTPSTRLAAVGLARVPKEQVLNPTAYQYWSDGEWTAVGGHHAATPVVEGPAGELSVRYDAARKRWQMSYLDTSQAAIVVRESDSPQGVWSPGTPTVSALQFPELYGGFIHPWSEGNDLYFTMSTWSDYNVYLMGARVE
- a CDS encoding BTAD domain-containing putative transcriptional regulator — encoded protein: MSVDVRVLGPVQLLVAGRSVPVGGPKPRALLAALTVNRRRAVSSQALADIVWNDDPPDSYQASLQVFVSNIRRTLRTAGVDPVALLRTESSGYRLEIDDARCDLGRFETIRRSGQEAAAIGNHEGAARLYGEALAEWSGRALDDLSGLSFAETFATAMDEERLLVAAARIDAEIACGRASSVVGELVSMTNAHPLREPLWVQLITALYLSGRQADALDACRRVRTVLADQLGIDPGPALIALEQRVLRQEPLQTAQIAEVERIAKAMTETVTEMPRAVRAGQLRMPDGRTVPIGVGGMKIGRMTDNDLVLDDPKASRYHAHITPSRAGLLIKDLHSANGVFINEEPIESGAVLADGDAIRIGSTLLIFQALR
- the fbaA gene encoding class II fructose-bisphosphate aldolase, translating into MPIATPEIYAEMIARAKENHFAFPAINCTSSETINAAIKGFADAGSDGIIQFSTGGAEFGSGLGVKDMVTGAVALAEFANVVAARYDVTIALHTDHCPKDKLDTFVRPLLAISAERVKNGQNPLFQSHMWDGSAIPIDENLEIAKELLKQAHAANIILEVEIGVVGGEEDGVEAEINDKLYTSPEDFEKTIDALGAGENGKYLLAATFGNVHGVYKPGNVVLKPEVLAEGQRVAAAKLGLAAGAQPFDFVFHGGSGSLKSEIEDSLNFGVVKMNVDTDTQYAFTRPVAGHMFGNYDGVLKIDGEVGNKKVYDPRSYLKKAETSMAARVLEACNDLKSAGRSISAK